A single window of Drosophila suzukii chromosome 3, CBGP_Dsuzu_IsoJpt1.0, whole genome shotgun sequence DNA harbors:
- the LOC108012383 gene encoding GDP-D-glucose phosphorylase 1 produces MFLRHFGDLLRKKHHVFKTFSAHFQRFLAAGFSNRYSLRVTTLLPLVILRSAECRQNDGQEVKRPGRKRTMSKVKYETCLEGRAQLYLNAMKVRWEQLHKVHGLFSYQLQKSPQSRKIPGYWGFYTELNAERSLKRRRPQTIENLNPTFKPLMFNFNKVDAREVIMTIDDAYGSPEVQMIINKSPITKYHTLICPEVKKNHVQRITREALEFCITFMRSIDDKDMRMGYNSPGALASVNHLHVHLLQMPQDLYIDQAPLDELAGGYVYRLSRRAPTEGICIVFKDNDNDEQVAEKVDQLYKLAMWMCQNNMPHNLFITQDRRPGQSGNVQVFVFARSEYCVNKDLADFNVGFCELAGYIPLPDPEKMENLTELQVLFRIRTVTGDAPKALYEEITHIVEGREQSLWDQPLTI; encoded by the exons GTCTTTAAGACTTTCAGTGCCCACTTCCAGAGATTCCTTGCCGCCGGCTTCAGCAACAGGTATTCCCTAAGGGTGACAACTCTGCTACCACTGGTAATCCTCCGATCCGCGGAGTGCAGGCAAAATGATGGTCAGGAAGTAAAGCGACCGGGCCGGAAGCGAACCATGAGCAAGGTCAAGTACGAGACGTGTCTGGAGGGCAGGGCGCAGCTCTACCTCAACGCCATGAAGGTGCGCTGGGAGCAGCTGCACAAAGTTCACGGGCTTTTTTCATATCAATTGCAGAAGTCTCCTCAGAGCCGGAAAATACCAGGATACTGGGGCTTCTACACGGAG CTCAATGCAGAACGTTCCCTTAAGCGCCGCCGTCCGCAAACCATCGAGAACCTCAACCCAACCTTTAAGCCCTTGATGTTCAACTTCAACAAAGTGGATGCTCGGGAAGTAATAATGACAATTGATGATGCCTACGGCAGTCCCGAAGTCCAGATGATCATCAACAAGAGTCCCATCACCAAGTATCATACTCTGATCTGCCCGGAGGTGAAAAAGAACCATGTCCAACGAATAACCCGCGAAGCACTGGAGTTCTGCATCACCTTCATGCGGAGTATCGATGACAAGGACATGCGCATGGGCTATAATAGTCCTGGTGCCCTGGCCTCCGTGAATCACCTCCACGTTCATCTATTGCAAATGCCCCAGGATCTGTATATAGACCAAGCCCCTCTGGATGAGCTGGCCGGCGGTTATGTCTATCGTTTGAGCCGTAGGGCGCCCACGGAAGGCATCTGTATAGTATTCAAAGACAATGATAACGATGAGCAGGTGGCGGAGAAGGTGGACCAGCTTTACAAGCTGGCCATGTGGATGTGCCAGAACAACATGCCGCACAATCTGTTCATCACACAGGATCGGCGACCCGGCCAAAGCGGCAACGTTCAGGTATTCGTATTTGCCCGCTCCGAATACTGCGTTAATAAGGATTTGGCCGACTTTAATGTGGGATTCTGCGAGTTGGCTGGTTACATTCCGCTGCCAG ATCCCGAAAAAATGGAGAACCTGACAGAACTGCAGGTACTCTTCAGGATACGCACTGTCACTGGCGATGCTCCAAAAGCTCTGTATGAAGAAATAACACATATTGTCGAAGGACGTGAGCAATCGCTTTGGGACCAACCGTTGACGATATAG
- the LOC108012382 gene encoding queuine tRNA-ribosyltransferase accessory subunit 2, with the protein MKFAIESISKNSGRLGQLRIKDGGPELRTPLLLQTTKGGSIPWLSADVFESHVSQKPQVLQFTLSTMDQMTEALTQWHSSGDRGLSDYVGFPGHLNILLLRDPCETTPSGGNDRDIQPLFTRRGKESLTPERYMEMVASFKPDVYQGLCDADTNAESAKKRVQKSADRTEKFMHYIYEHRDKVESTLLAPIVGGYCTFARTQSIKHVREQPAGSYGGYILEGFHTNGLTATTLESSKLLSIVEHCIKQLEEDKPRIMTGAYTPLTVVELISQGIDVFDTSYAYCASLNFKALTFGFVQDAVEHVPFLDITDEAIKEEFKPLLSNCSCLTCQKHTRAYLHHLYKTNELLGPILLMVHNLHHYMAFFEAIRQSVANDSLPQLIELVRNQNGKSQVDYSISANTKVISKATMGKGFAAAAV; encoded by the exons ATGAAATTTGCGATCGAGAGCATCAGCAAAAATTCTGGCCGCCTGGGTCAACTGCGGATCAAAGATGGAGGACCCGAGCTCAGGACTCCGCTTCTCCTGCAGACAACTAAAGGAGGTAGCATTCCGTGGCTCAGTGCAGATGTGTTCGAGAGTCATGTCAGCCAGAAGCCACAGGTGCTCCAGTTTACGCTGTCCACCATGGACCAAATGACCGAGGCACTGACGCAATGGCACAGCAGTGGTGATCGCGGACTTAGCGACTACGTGGGATTCCCCGGACACCTGAATATCCTGCTGCTACGAGATCCCTGTGAAACAACGCCTTCGGGTGGCAACGATCGCGATATACAGCCACTCTTCACGAGAAGGGGCAAGGAATCGCTTACTCCCGAGCGCTACATGGAAATGGTGGCCAGCTTTAAGCCAGACGTCTACCAGGGACTTTGCGATGCAGACACAAATGCGGAGAGTGCGAAGAAAAGGGTTCAGAAATCAGCAGATAGGACGGAGAAGTTTATGCACTACATCTACGAGCACCGCGACAAGGTGGAGTCCACACTGCTAGCTCCCATTGTGGGCGGTTACTGCACCTTTGCCCGGACGCAGTCCATCAAGCATGTCCGGGAACAGCCAGCGGGCAGCTATGGGGGTTACATTTTGGAGGGATTCCACACAAATGGTTTGACCGCGACCACTTTGGAGTCTTCCAAACTACTGAGCATTGTAGAGCACTGCATTAAGCAGCTGGAAGAGGACAAGCCTAGGATAATGACGGGCGCTTATACGCCCCTAACAGTTGTGGAACTCATCAGCCAAGGAATTGATGTGTTCGACACCTCCTACGCCTATTGTGCTTCCCTGAACTTCAAGGCATTGACATTTGGCTTTGTGCAGGATGCAGTGGAGCATGTTCCCTTCCTAGACATAACGGATGAAGCTATAAAGGAGGAATTTAAGCCACTACTAAGCAACTGCTCCTGCCTGACCTGCCAGAAACACACACGTGCCTATCTGCATCACCTGTACAAGACTAACGAGCTCCTAGGTCCCATATTACTAATGGT TCACAACCTGCATCACTACATGGCCTTTTTTGAGGCAATTCGTCAGAGTGTGGCCAACGACTCGCTGCCGCAATTGATAGAGCTTGTGAGGAATCAGAATGGCAAGTCCCAGGTGGATTATTCCATTTCCGCTAACACCAAAGTTATCAGCAAGGCCACCATGGGCAAGGGATTTGCAGCGGCAGCAGTGTAA